Proteins found in one Candidatus Methylacidiphilales bacterium genomic segment:
- a CDS encoding type II toxin-antitoxin system VapB family antitoxin translates to MKITLNVEDGLLKRAMEALGTENKTYAIDLALREVCRKHTLRTLGQRGLGLTSAELKKAVDPAYELMTLRVAETPVKYGRKTRSRR, encoded by the coding sequence ATGAAGATTACGCTGAATGTCGAGGACGGTCTGCTCAAGAGGGCCATGGAAGCCTTGGGCACGGAGAACAAAACCTATGCCATCGACCTCGCCTTGCGGGAAGTTTGCCGCAAACATACGTTACGGACACTGGGTCAGAGGGGACTCGGATTAACGTCTGCTGAACTCAAAAAAGCGGTTGATCCTGCCTATGAACTCATGACCCTGCGTGTGGCGGAAACCCCTGTTAAGTATGGTCGTAAAACCCGTTCTCGCAGATAG
- a CDS encoding PIN domain-containing protein: MVVKPVLADSSWYIDRLRAGVDPLQELDAIAQTREVAVCGVVRIEVGRGLQQERVLRAFQAYWDVMLYVPTDKQLWEEVETLAWSLARRGIHPPLPDLVIACCALKIDAVVLTLDRHFHAIPGLTVTERLV; encoded by the coding sequence ATGGTCGTAAAACCCGTTCTCGCAGATAGCAGTTGGTATATCGACCGGTTGCGGGCGGGCGTCGATCCCCTCCAAGAACTCGATGCCATCGCCCAAACCCGGGAAGTTGCCGTCTGTGGAGTCGTGCGGATCGAAGTGGGCCGGGGGTTGCAACAAGAACGGGTGCTCCGTGCCTTCCAGGCCTATTGGGACGTCATGCTATACGTGCCCACGGATAAGCAACTATGGGAGGAAGTGGAAACCCTTGCCTGGAGTTTGGCCCGTCGTGGCATCCACCCGCCACTGCCCGATCTCGTCATCGCCTGCTGTGCGTTGAAAATTGATGCAGTGGTCCTGACTCTCGACCGCCATTTCCACGCCATTCCCGGCCTCACCGTGACGGAGCGGTTGGTGTGA